From a region of the Gossypium raimondii isolate GPD5lz chromosome 10, ASM2569854v1, whole genome shotgun sequence genome:
- the LOC105775919 gene encoding calmodulin-like protein 8 → MRDIISEEQIVEFKEAFCLFDKDGNGCVTVEELAMVIGSLDRYPTEEELHDMITEFDADGDGAVEFAEFFNLMAKKMKETDAEEELQEAFKVFDKDQNGYISANELRHVMINLGEKLSDKEVEQMIKEADLDGDGQVNYDDFVKLMTTVG, encoded by the exons ATGAGAGATATTATAAGTGAAGAACAGATTGTTGAGTTCAAAGAAGCCTTCTGTCTGTTTGACAAAGATGGGAATG GTTGCGTTACCGTTGAAGAATTGGCAATGGTGATTGGTTCACTGGACCGATATCCCACAGAAGAAGAACTCCACGACATGATCACTGAATTTGATGCTGATGGCGATGGAGCTGTTGAGTTTGCAGAGTTCTTCAACTTGATGGCCAAGAAAATGaag GAAACTGATGCAGAAGAAGAACTTCAAGAGGCTTTCAAGGTTTTTGACAAAGATCAAAATGGGTACATCTCAGCTAATGAG CTAAGGCATGTGATGATCAATCTTGGTGAGAAATTAAGCGACAAAGAGGTGGAGCAGATGATCAAAGAAGCTGATTTGGACGGTGATGGTCAGGTCAACTATGATGACTTTGTCAAATTGATGACAACCGTTGGATGA